The following coding sequences are from one Motacilla alba alba isolate MOTALB_02 chromosome 4, Motacilla_alba_V1.0_pri, whole genome shotgun sequence window:
- the CASP6 gene encoding caspase-6, translated as MSSSEQQLPQGHVEMDSRPILPTTGGNENITQVDAVNISRQLLDPAEKYKMNHQRRGVALIFNHEHFYWQLKLYDRRGTMADRNNLNRTLTDLGFEVRLFDDLKANDVQQRIYEASREDHSNADCFVCVFLSHGEDDHIYAHDDKIKIQTMTDMFRGDKCQSLVGKPKIFIIQACRGDQHDDAVIAHDAPDNSSESPVNDTEVDAAGVYTLPAGADFIMCYSVAQGYYSHRDTIYGSWYIQDLCETLRKHGSSGEFTELLTVVNRKVSRRTVGMCKDINAIGKKQIPCFASMLTKKLYFHPKSK; from the exons ATGTCGAGCTCGGAGCAGCAGCTGCCGCAGG GCCATGTCGAGATGGATAGCAGACCTATATTACCCACCACAG GTGGAAATGAGAACATCACACAAGTAGATGCAGTCAATATAAG CAGACAATTACTTGATCCTGCAGAGAAGTACAAAATGAACCATCAAAGAAGAGGAGTTGCATTAATCTTCAATCATGAGCACTTTTATTGGCAATTAAAGCTGTACGACAGACGTGGGACTATGGCAGACAGAAACAATCTGAATCGCAC TTTGACAGACCTTGGGTTTGAAGTCAGACTTTTTGATGACCTGAAAGCAAATGATGTGCAGCAGAGAATTTATGAAG CCTCTAGGGAGGACCACAGCAATGCTGactgctttgtgtgtgtgttcctgAGCCACGGTGAGGATGATCACATTTATGCACATGATGACAAAATCAAAATTCAGACAATGACAGACATGTTCAGAGGAGACAAGTGCCAGAGTTTGGTAGGAAAACCAAAGATATTTATCATTCAG GCCTGTCGAGGTGATCAACATGATGATGCAGTCATTGCTCACGATGCACCAGACAACAGCAGTGAATCCCCTGTCAATGACACCGAAGTGGATGCAGCTGGTGTCTATACTCTGCCTGCTGGTGCAGACTTTATCATGTGCTACTCTGTGGCGCAAG GCTACTATTCTCATCGTGACACTATATATGGCTCCTGGTACATCCAAGATTTGTGTGAGACCCTTAGGAAGCATGGATCTTCTGGGGAGTTCACAGAACTTCTTACTGTTGTTAACAGGAAAGTATCACGTCGCACAGTGGGTATGTGCAAAGACATTAACGCTATAGGGAAGAAACAGATTCCTTGTTTTGCCTCAATGTTAAccaaaaaattgtattttcatcCAAAGTCTAAGTAG
- the MCUB gene encoding calcium uniporter regulatory subunit MCUb, mitochondrial yields MLPLSRYTLHPNYSKASFLVSVLQVGLWRCTGGWRGQEGAPHSTLVPSDEVTINYRHGLPVITLMLPTRSERCQFTVKPVVTTVGAFLQDVQREDRGIERAEVFATDGSKVSDATLMDVLLMNDFKLVINNTAYSVSPPVKDKLSSEHATEMEDIKSLVHRLFVALHLEDHQIRKERELLQKLDHLKGELLPLEQMKARIMDSADAKTSRLLWVGLALMSTQGGALAWLTWWVYSWDIMEPVTYFITYGSAMAFYAYFVLTKQDYIYPLAKDRQFLHYFYRKSKKQRFNVERYNKLKDDLAETEESLRRLRQPLHLRLPIQEISDKD; encoded by the exons ATGCTGCCTTTATCCAGGTACACTTTGCATCCTAACTATTCTAAGGCAAGTTTCCTTGTGTCCGTGCTGCAGGTGGGGCTCTGGAGGTGCACCGGAGGTTGGAGGGGCCAGGAAGGAGCGCCTCACAGCACGCTGGTGCCATCTGATG AGGTAACTATTAATTACAGACATGGTCTTCCTGTGATAACTCTTATGCTGCCCACAAGAAGTGAACGCTGTCAGTTCACTGTCAAGCCAGTAGTGACCACTGTAGGAGCATTCCTGCAGGATGTGCAAAGAGAAGATAGAGGAATTGAGAGAGCTGAAGTGTTTGCAACag ATGGTAGCAAGGTCTCTGATGCAACCTTAATGGACGTCTTATTGATGAATGACTTTAAGCTTGTTATCAACAACACAGCATACAGTGTGTCACCTCCTGTAAAAG ataagCTGAGTAGTGAGCATGCTACTGAAATGGAAGATATCAAATCCTTGGTTCACAGACTATTTGTGGCTCTACATTTAGAAGATCACCAGatcaggaaagagagagaattgCTACAGAAACTGGACCATCTGaaaggagagctgctgcctcttgaGCAG atgaaAGCCAGAATCATGGACAGTGCAGATGCAAAAACCTCCAGGCTTTTATGGGTCGGCCTAGCCCTGATGTCTACTCAGGGGGGAGCTCTGGCGTGGCTCACGTGGTGGGTCTACTCATGGGACATCATGGAGCCAGTCACTTACTTCATCACCTATGGGAGTGCCATGGCTTTCTACGCCTACTTCGTTCTTACCAAGCAG gaCTACATTTATCCTCTTGCTAAGGACAGGCAGTTCCTCCACTACTTCTACCGCAAATCCAAAAAGCAGCGTTTTAATGTGGAACGATACAACAAGCTCAAAGACGACCTAGCAGAG ACAGAAGAATCGCTAAGGCGTCTGCGCCAACCTCTGCACCTGAGACTTCCCATCCAGGAAATCAGCGACAAGGACTGA